One Malus domestica chromosome 11, GDT2T_hap1 genomic region harbors:
- the LOC103449078 gene encoding RNA demethylase ALKBH10B: MSMAVGPAVSPTDGAAPVPGPSMMSMPAPVTVVSDAVAKDAIIGWYKGEFAAANAIIDALCGHLTQLSGGGDEYASVFAAIHRRRINWIPVLQMQKYHSIADVMVELRNVGSKKVGMEDQKAYVENGGVSRTEEICKSEEVKSCLDEEKVKESDEKVAESNGIGAAADEVADEEASPDSEITDAGSQEAQLNSVNEEICSNHDECEARRTQIKLTKGFSAKESVKGHMVNVVKGLKLYEDIFTDNELCKLTDLVNDLHAAGINGELSGETFILFNKQVKGNRRELIQFGVPIFGQIKEDTTSNMVPIPALLEDVIDHFVLWQLIPEYKRPNGCMINFFEEGEYSQPFLKPPHLDQPIATLLLSESAMAFGRTLLSDNDGNYKGPLMLSLKQGSLLVMRGNSADMSRHVMCPSPNRRVSITFFRVRVHSNQFQSPQSPTNNGAMTLWQPGMVSPYTMPDGAAPNGYEAMDVMPKWGVLRAPVVMLAPVRPMALSPRKVPQSGTGVFLPWTMGSRKPAKHLPPRAQKGRLMAFPSPAESTSEPGISV, encoded by the exons ATGTCGATGGCGGTTGGGCCAGCGGTGTCGCCGACTGATGGAGCCGCCCCGGTGCCGGGACCCTCAATGATGTCGATGCCGGCCCCGGTGACGGTGGTATCAGACGCGGTGGCGAAGGACGCCATTATTGGTTGGTACAAGGGAGAGTTTGCGGCGGCAAACGCGATCATCGACGCCCTCTGTGGGCACCTGACTCAGCTCAGCGGAGGAGGTGACGAGTACGCCTCCGTTTTCGCGGCGATACACCGAAGGAGGATCAATTGGATTCCGGTGCTCCAGATGCAGAAGTACCACTCCATTGCCGATGTGATGGTGGAGCTGCGAAACGTCGGGTCGAAGAAGGTGGGGATGGAGGACCAGAAGGCCTACGTCGAGAACGGCGGCGTTTCGAGAACAGAGGAAATTTGCAAGAGCGAGGAGGTTAAATCGTGTTTGGACGAAGAGAAAGTGAAGGAAAGTGACGAGAAAGTGGCGGAGAGTAATGGAATTGGCGCCGCCGCCGACGAGGTAGCCGACGAGGAGGCGTCGCCGGATAGCGAGATTACTGATGCAG GTTCACAAGAAGCGCAGCTCAATTCAGTAAACGAGGAAATATGCTCTAATCATGATGAGTGCGAGGCACGTCGTACCCAGATCAAATTGACTAAAGGTTTCTCAGCAAAGGAGTCGGTGAAAGGGCATATG GTGAATGTCGTGAAGGGGCTGAAGCTATATGAGGACATATTCACTGACAATGAGCTCTGCAAATTGACTGACCTCGTAAATGATCTCCACGCGGCTGGAATTAATGGAGAGCTCTCAG GCGAGACCTTCATTCTGTTCAACAAGCAGGTTAAGGGAAACAGGAGAGAGCTTATTCAGTTTGGCGTTCCAATTTTCGGGCAGATCAAGGAGGATACTACAA GCAATATGGTGCCGATTCCAGCTCTTCTCGAAGATGTGATTGATCACTTTGTACTATGGCAGCTAATTCCAGAGTATAAACGACCGAATGGTTGCATGATCAACTTCTTTGAGGAG ggAGAGTATTCACAGCCATTCCTGAAACCACCCCATTTGGACCAGCCCATCGCCACTCTTCTCCTCTCTGAATCAGCAATGGCTTTCGGGCGCACCCTTCTGAGTGATAATGATGGGAACTACAAGGGGCCGCTGATGCTATCACTGAAACAAGG GTCCCTTTTAGTCATGAGGGGAAACAGCGCTGACATGTCACGACACGTGATGTGTCCATCTCCAAACAGAAGGGTGAGCATCACATTCTTCAGAGTCCGAGTACACTCCAACCAGTTCCAGTCGCCCCAAAGTCCAACAAACAATGGTGCCATGACTCTATGGCAACCCGGGATGGTAAGCCCATACACGATGCCAGATGGAGCAGCTCCCAATGGTTATGAGGCAATGGATGTGATGCCCAAATGGGGTGTCCTTCGTGCTCCAGTAGTCATGCTAGCCCCCGTTCGTCCTATGGCATTGAGCCCTCGAAAAGTCCCTCAAAGTGGTACAGGGGTTTTCTTGCCCTGGACCATGGGATCAAGAAAACCAGCAAAGCATCTCCCACCTCGCGCCCAAAAGGGACGGCTTATGGCATTCCCTTCCCCTGCAGAGTCCACTTCTGAGCCCGGCATCAGTGTCTAA
- the LOC103449077 gene encoding uncharacterized protein produces the protein MNFFKSVFSDDPDPPNPESESETGSHNNPEQEHADPKSPRTQPSPNPTGNTGGWMFGDLIKTLSTRSESVIETYRRDLQEFGLGLKKEIEVAQGSLETVGHVIDEFGNTVLQGTAQILAGDESDSSDAKDQGFSSQQSLNSKRYSRFDAQVRAIQGDASTYCEEPEDLDDYGKWQSGFDLEEKGEEIERLLEENGAMEGIYKSVVPNSVDHESFWCRYFYRVYKLRQAEDARVNLVKRAISIEEDEDLSWDVDDDEYDDNVNNVVLKANSAKSTQVAAESSGKDGIVEDLKVGNEVGEKSSNNVGEGSCVVEEANVASKKDDLAANSELVSKGSEQKVVKEESSSVGESQIVEKKGNDVELSGDKGSEKKMQVEGDSEKKDLPSKLEEKGAVEGKKNVAAGKGSVVEEANVASKKDDLAANSELVSKVSEQKVVKEESSSVGESQIVEKKGNDVELSGGKESEKKMQVERDSAKKDVPSKLEEKAVVEGKKNGAAESGKGNDVPAVSIKSFTPEEEDLGWDEIEDLSSIDDKEVGHGGGSGSPANKAELRKRLSTAAAEEEEDLSWDIEDDDDVPAQA, from the coding sequence ATGAATTTCTTCAAATCCGTGTTCTCCGACGACCCAGATCCCCCAAACCCCGAATCCGAATCCGAAACCGGGTCTCACAACAACCCAGAACAGGAACACGCAGATCCGAAGTCCCCACGGACACAACCCAGTCCCAACCCGACCGGCAACACCGGCGGGTGGATGTTCGGCGATCTGATCAAAACCCTATCGACCAGATCCGAGTCGGTGATCGAGACCTACCGCCGCGACCTGCAAGAATTCGGGTTGGGTCTGAAGAAAGAGATCGAGGTGGCTCAGGGGTCGTTGGAAACGGTGGGACACGTCATCGATGAGTTCGGGAACACAGTGCTGCAAGGGACGGCCCAGATCCTCGCCGGCGACGAATCGGATTCCTCCGACGCCAAAGACCAAGGCTTTAGCTCTCAGCAGAGCTTGAATTCGAAACGGTACAGTAGGTTTGACGCTCAGGTGCGTGCGATTCAGGGTGACGCTAGCACTTACTGTGAGGAGCCTGAGGATTTGGATGATTACGGAAAATGGCAATCTGGGTTTGATTTGGAGGAGAAAGGTGAAGAAATCGAGAGGCTTTTAGAAGAAAACGGAGCTATGGAGGGGATTTACAAAAGCGTTGTTCCGAACAGCGTTGATCACGAAAGCTTTTGGTGTAGGTACTTTTATAGGGTTTATAAGCTGAGGCAGGCTGAGGATGCGAGAGTGAATCTCGTTAAGCGGGCGATTTCGATCGAGGAGGATGAGGACTTGAGTTGGgatgttgatgatgatgagtATGATGACAATGTGAACAATGTGGTGTTGAAAGCGAATTCGGCGAAAAGTACTCAAGTGGCTGCTGAAAGTTCTGGCAAAGATGGGATAGTTGAGGACTTGAAGGTTGGGAATGAGGTTGGAGAGAAGAGTTCCAATAATGTGGGAGAGGGGAGCTGTGTCGTTGAAGAGGCGAATGTGGCGTCGAAGAAGGATGATTTAGCTGCGAATAGTGAATTGGTCAGCAAAGGTTCTGAGCAGAAGGTTGTTAAGGAAGAGAGTAGCTCCGTTGGGGAATCTCAAATTGTTGAGAAGAAGGGTAATGATGTGGAGTTGAGTGGTGATAAGGGGTCTGAAAAGAAAATGCAAGTAGAAGGGGATTCTGAGAAGAAAGATTTGCCATCGAAATTGGAGGAGAAAGGGGCAGTGGAAGGGAAGAAGAATGTAGCTGCCGGTAAAGGCAGTGttgttgaagaagcaaatgtgGCGTCGAAGAAGGATGATTTAGCTGCGAATAGCGAACTGGTCAGCAAAGTTTCTGAGCAGAAGGTTGTTAAGGAAGAGAGTAGCTCTGTTGGGGAATCTCAAATTGTTGAGAAGAAGGGTAATGATGTGGAGTTGAGTGGTGGTAAGGAGTCCGAAAAGAAAATGCAGGTAGAAAGGGATTCCGCGAAGAAAGACGTGCCATCAAAATTGGAGGAGAAAGCGGTAGTGGAAGGGAAGAAGAATGGGGCTGCTGAATCCGGCAAAGGCAATGATGTTCCGGCGGTTTCAATCAAGTCCTTTACGCCGGAGGAAGAAGACCTTGGATGGGATGAGATTGAGGATCTTAGCAGCATTGATGATAAAGAAGTTGGCCATGGTGGTGGAAGTGGAAGTCCTGCTAACAAAGCCGAGCTCCGAAAGCGGCTCAGTACTGCTGctgctgaagaagaagaagatttaaGCTGGGATAttgaggatgatgatgatgtaCCAGCTCAAGCTTGA